Within Sorghum bicolor cultivar BTx623 chromosome 2, Sorghum_bicolor_NCBIv3, whole genome shotgun sequence, the genomic segment TTAAAATAGCTTGGTTTTGCCATAAACCTTTTCCCACAGCTGGTGGGTGATACTTAGACGACTGATACGGTGCCACGTGGGGAAAAACATCGTATAAATCGCTTAGAGTACAAAAATAAACAAATTCAAAAACTAAGGAGGGATGAAAAAAAATCTTATCGATGAGAGAAATCTAACGActcctaagggcctgtttagattgggaacgaaaattttttgggtgtcacatcggatgtgtcggaaggatgtcgggaggggtttttagaaactaataaaaaaacaaattacatagctcgtcaggaaactgcaagacaaatttattaagtataattaatctgtcattagcatatgtgggttgctgtagcacttaaggctaatcatggagtaactaggcttaaaagattcgtctcgcgattctcaactaaactgtgtaattagtttatttttttatttacatttaatgttccatgcatgtgttcaaagattcaatgggatggatgaaaaatttttgggtggaaactaaacagggtcaATCGAGAAATGTCGTGGAATGCAGCAGCCCGAGGAAGTCCATTTTCTCTAGATTAGCCCATTTATCTCGATCTTCCCAAAGGGTCTACATGGTCAAATATAACAATTAACAACCCACTTATGAAAGACAGACATATGGGCCAAGTGACAGTGATTTGCAAACCCATGCAAAATGAGCCCAAATAAACCAGTAACATAAATTTGTCATGCGTGCTTCTACTTGGGCGTGTCCAGCTATGTAGCAGCCTTCCACAACATTCTCTCAACGAAAAAAAGTTGGCTTCCACGACAGCGGGACCAGAAAATGTTGCCGGACATTTGATTTTCGTGGAAGGGAAACATAGAGGTTCAGAACCCAAACGAGGAGGCAAAGAGCGCATAGGAACTGGACCGCTTGGTGCGTCGGCTTTCTGTCTTGCGCCACCGACCAGTATTAAATGGTGCATTTGCTATAATAGTAAGATTACACAATGGAGCAAATTGTTTCATCACATTGCTATTAACTATGAACCCATGTAAGCCTTTATAACATATTTCCCTTATTCTTACAATTCATTTTGATTGCTTTATGTAGGCATACGAGTAGATAGATCAGTACTccatccgtcccaaaataagtgtcgttttcgctttccgagaaataattttaaataaatatatagtaaaagatattaatatttatagtacataattagtatcattgaaaagatctttaagtctagttttttaacaaatttatttagagataaaaatattgcatgtattttctataaatcgagtcaaaattgtggcacaaaaacctaaaacgacactctttttgggacggatgGAGTATGATAGAAATGTGCAAAGATTGGATTCGTGTTGAaggttcaacataaacaccatttgGAAAGCACAAACGAAAAACAATTGCGATCTCTTTGCTCGGATCCTCATCCAAAACAAAATACTCGTGGCAGGGTTGGCCACACGATGATGTTTGTGCAATGTTCTATCGGCGCTAGAAAATTTCTACCACCCATGCTTCGCTTGCCCCTTTGCGCAAGAGGATTGGAGCCATGTTACTTCTTGGGAGCACTTCACATATTTTAATATAGCACAACATATTAATTTTGGACTCGTGGGATCACATGGAATCAATCCCTAAAGAGCACGAGCTTTCAACAACCTAACCATTTGGACCATTTGAAACCTTTATTAGAAAGATCACAACTGCAGGGTTTTAAGAACATCCATTCCATGACCCTCCAAGTCGCGGGAAGGATCAAAGATATGATAAAAAAGAGAGAACTAACATAGATGTACAAACTAGATACGTTAATACGTGACTTGTCTCTGATGTAGCTCTTATACACTCGTCCTTGAGAGGTAACACGTCAGAGGCGAGTAACATATGAGAgacgagcatctccaacagttatgcaattggacttTGTATTCTTAAAATTTGCTAAAAACCTTAAAAGttgctctccaacagttttgcatttgacttatgtattttggcaaacttggcatttgatggaccaaacttggcatttttgcataggcacaatggcTTGGCAATTTTGATATCCCGAGAATCTTGGACTCTTTGTCGTGCCCGTACTCCCCACGTCGCGGTAATTTCCTGCGATACGACTCCTCTCCGCGCGTGACTCTTTTCTTTCCCCCGCGCGCCGCCTCCTTTCTTCGCGCGGGGACGAAGGAGATCCATCGCCGCCTCCTTTTCTTGCAGCGACGCGAGGCTAGGAGATCCATCACCGCCTCCTCTCCTTCCTTCACGCGACACTACGTCAGGTAGGAGATCCATCACCGCCTCGTTTTGTTGCAGCGACGCGAGGCTAGGAGATCGATCGCAGCGACGAGATCGGAACTCGACGACCTGGACCAAGCGGCGACGTGGACTTGCGGGATGAACACGGCCGCGCGACGTGCGAGAGAATTGGCGGCGACGAGCGAAGGAATTGCGCGCGGAAAAGAAAGCACCCCGCGATGCACGAGAGAATTTCCCACGAAGATGAAAGATTCCCGGACAAAAATAGTTGGGTCCACTATTTTGggaaatgccaagtcaaaaatgccaaacacttggagatgaacttatttttcctttggcaaaatgtttagggacttggcaaactccaacaaatggcaaattccaattgcataactgttggagatgctctaactttCTACATACATGTTGCTATCTATCATGTGTGTAACGCTTTAAGGATGTGCTGACACAAACACCATCACTATACAGGCTTATACGTGTTTATTTATTAGGAGTACGACTCTAATCGCTCGGTGCTGTTTGCGGAGCTAGTGGCGCTCATTGTCCAGACATCGTTTTGCATAAGTGAGGTATGTCCCTTCCGTCTCCATGTCTGCATGCCACCAAACTTGTCGTGATCTGACTTTACATCTTTGACTATCGTGAGCATTACTGTcattaaaaaatatattttgaaagaaAAActagccaaggccttgtttagttccgaattttttttaggtttggatactgtagcattttcatttttatttagaaATTACTGTTTACTTATGGATTaacagactcaaaagatttatctcgcgattttacaagcaaactgtgcaattaatttttgttttcgtctatatttaatgtttcatgcatgtgccgcaagattcgatgtgacgaaaaatcttggaaagtttttggtttttggagtgaactaaacaaagcccaagTAAAATTGCATTGTGggagaatggagagagagaatTTATGAACCATGAAACAAAAGATCTATTTACAAAAAATATTCTCGCGTGAAAAAAAATAATGGAAAAGGCTAGCTATTTACACGCATCATATTGCTGATtagaaaaagaaatacaaaaatCATGAAAGAAAGTAGGATCTCGTATGCGCTAAGTAAAGTAACATATACATAGGATTAGATATCGTACTTGTAGCATTACGTGCTATGGCGAAGCCTGTTTACGAGATGCACGTTTCATGATGGAAGCACCCGAAATTGCTTGCTCTGCCGACGAGTACCCGTACCATGGCACGTTGGCATTTTTTTTGTGCTTCGGGGACAGCGGCGCCCGCGTACACGCGCTCCTGCGTCCTGTCGAGCTAGCACACCGGCTCGGCGACTCGAACCGGGTACCaccctgctgctcctgctctaGCGCAAAGTCGCCAAGCTCGATACAAATAGGCAAATAGCTTTTGTTGATTGGTCGTTGGTTAGCAAAGCACGGTCTTAAATTTTGACCCGTTTCCAGGAGACAACCAAGGCTACAGTAATCGCTCGCACGTCACTCGTCGAAGTCAACAACAGGACCTGACACAGTTGCGTTCACAGGCTTTTATCCCGATTGTATATCCGGATGGcaacctgggccttgtttagttcccaaaaaattttgtaaaatttttcagatttcccgtcatatcgaatctttagacacatgcatgaagtactaaatatagacaaaaataaaaactaattgcacagtttggtcggaattgacgagacaaatcttttgagtctagttagttcatgattggataatatttgtcaaatacaaacgaaaaagctacagtgtccattttgcaaaatattttggaactaaacaaggcctgagaacGGCGAACATCCACATCCCCCACGTTTGACTGTTCATTTCCTAGGCTATCAGGCCATGGATGGAGCCCAATAATTGCCCGGATGATCCGAGCGACTGCCGCACCAGTTGTCTGTTTCTCCGACCCGGACATTTCTGCACGTTTCATGGCCGCAGCGGCACGGTACGGAGTACCCCGCGCCACACACGCCGCTCGGTCGCTCGCTTGGCAAGACGACAAGCACACCACGGGCTGGCCGACAAAAGAGCGTACTGTACTCCTACTGGCCAACGGTCAAAAGGCGGCAGCGTCGCGGCGGGCACGTCGCGGTCATACAATATCGATCACGAGTCTGAAGATCTCCTCAGTGCCGTGCCAGTGCCAAATAAACTTGTCACAGCGGCAGCACGCGTGTACAAAAACAAGTAACGTACGCCACGGCGCGCTGGGGTGCGGGCGCAGGAAAGCGGCGCCCGGGCCTCCGGCAGGGAGACCCGCATCTGTGTCTCGGCcgcgcgggcgggcgggcgagcAGGCGGCGATTCCGACGGCTACCGAGTTCCCAGCAGCCTggcccgcccccgcccccgcctcgCCGGACGGGTCGAAAGGCAGGCTCGAGCGCCTCCCACACGTTGACCGGCCGCCGGGCTGCCGCTATCCCGGACGCTGGCCACTCGCAGTCCGACGCGGCCAAGACCCGCGATTCGCGCGTGATCCGCACTGCATTTCGCGGGGGGTTGACCTGACGTCCTGATCCCCACCCTTGCGCCTTGTGGCCCGGCGGCCGGGCTAGAAACCGTGGTGCGCTTTTGGCAACTTGTGCTGTGGCTGTGGGGGAGATGAATGCTTCGCACTGCAGACAGTGCGTTGCAGGCAACTGTGCTGCGCAGTACGAAGAGGATAGAGGTCAGAGGAAACACATAAGGCGACGAGACGAGCGGATCTTCATCACCGGCACCGCATCGCCTGACGCGTCGGCTAGTGCGCGCGCGGTCAAAGACTGGGAGATCCGGCAACAGCGACGACGATGTGGATCGCTCACAGGTTGACAGGCAACGTACGCACGCAGAGACGCAGAGTCAAACGCTAGCCGAGGGCGTGTCCGGCACTGGGCACGACACGACAGATATCGCGGGCGCCGTCTACTTGCAGCGATCGATCGTCAACGGAGTGAAATTGACAAGCACGTCCCGTCACGGGCTCAATCGAATTCACGTGATCCGATCGGGTTACTGTGAGCCAATAGTACGGTTCGGAAGACGTCTTCGGAAGGACTTTTCCGCGATGCAAAACTCGCCAAGCCGGCCGTTAAATAGTACCTTTCCAGGAGGGCAAATGATCTCGCTTTTGACAttgtggatggatggatggaaagGTGGCATGAAGAAATGCAGAGGTACAGTGCATCCAGGAAAAGCAAATGTTGGTCCGGCCGGCCGGTCCGCGGCGACGATGACCAGACGACCGAGCAGCGTGCAGGATCGTGCGCCGGTCCGCCCAAGATTCAGCAGTACACTGTGCTTGGAAAGGTTGCCACTGATTAGTTTATTAATCATCCATCAACGTCGCACAACGCTCATAATACTGCCAGACACTCGCGTGGCGTGACACCATCGGCTACCTAAAAGACTGCAATCAATCGCGCCGATTCGGGGCGAGTACGGCTTCCCCAGCTGACAGGGTCCTGCACAAAGATCACAGGCAGTTGGGCGATGGCAGTCGATCGGGGTCGGGCAAGCACTTCGATTGTACTGTATATATGGTGAAGCCAATGACGTGGCAAGTTTCATGGTACACTTTGTCATAAGTTTGATTAAGTTGAAAAAGTTAGTTGATAGCTAAACTTAGGTAAGATTTTTTGTTCACACATATCATAGATTAAAACACATGTAACAAAATTTCCTAAAACATAGCAAAGCGTGCCAAATTTTGGCTAAAAAACAAACAACAGCCTGTTACTCCCCAACAAAGCCGTTAACTGAATTGTGTCGCCTGAAATGGAAATGTCTGAAGGTTAAAGGACCGTGGGAACTGGGAGTTTACTCGTCTGTGAGACTGCAAAGTGACGAAGCTTTCGCAAGCTCGTAGCCGGTTTTAGTAATCGGAATATTGCCGCAAGATCTCGTGGAGGAACACACAGGCGCACATCTCGTACAGATTTGGATAAACGTTAAATTAGCCGCGTGCTCCGTACTACTAAGTGATACGGACAATAGTGCCATTACTACCTGATGAAACACCTCTACTCTTACATATGCGTCGACTGTTGCTTCAGCTGATCAGCTCAGCCTTGGAGTGATTCCAACTCTCATCACATCAAGTTACCCTCACGGCGCCGCTAATAACTGACAGTACTCAAAATTCCGAAATTAACAAATATTTAAGTTCACTGGCATTCTACGTCTGCGATACGAAGCAATTAATTAAGCGCGCCGGACCCGGACACGCCTCTCCGGCCGGCCCCGGCCTGGTCTTAGTCGGAGTGGGAGCGCTGGCCGGGGGTCCAGTGCGGCAGCGCGGGGCTGAAGTGGGTGGACACGACACGGGAGTCCAGGAGCTCGATGATGGGCGGGAACGTCACGCACCGGGGCACCTTGTACTGGTTGATGGACGCGCCGCGGGAGATGGCGTAGTCCATGAGCTCCTCGAAGGTGCCCGGCCGAACCACCCGGATCTCCAGCGGGCCGATGGAGCCGTCCGCCACGCGGCTCTGCCTGTACACCGTGTTCAGCGCCTCCTCCATCTCGAGGCAGCACCTGTCCAGCGTCTCCCTGTCcaccgcggcgccggcgccggccgcgGGGCCCTTGGTCAGGAGCTCCCAGTAGATGACGTAGTGGCCGGGGATGCTCTTGGTGTAGGCCTGGCTGGTGTACTCCACCACGGCGGCGCCGTGCGGGCGGAGCAGCGCGGACGCGCGCTCCACGGCGCGCTGCAGCTCCGCCTCGTCCGTCTTGTCGGACTCGATGGACAGCAGCACGTTCTTGCGGCGCACGAACCGGAACTGCGGCGCGGTGTTGTGGAAGCCCGTGACCTGGAGCACGTCGCCGACGCGGTACCGGTTCAGCCCCGCGTACGTGGTGATCACCAGCTCGTACTCGCGCCCGACCTCCACGCGGGCGAGGTCCACCAGCTGGctcgcgtcgccgccgccggacgCCGCGGCGTCCATGGGCAGGAACTCGAAGTAGCACATGTTGGGCATCAGGGTGTAGGACACCTCCGACGGGTCGCACATGGGGCGGAGGTTCAGCCCGAAGTAGCACTCCGACGACGCGTACATGGTGCACGCCATCGGGAGCCCGCCGCTGTAGTACTTGAGGGTCGGGATGTACTGCGCCATGGCGCCGGTGACGATGACGTCCAGGTACTTGGTGTTGGGCCAAATGCGGGTGATGATGCCCGCCCAGTCGCCCTTGGAGCATTCGGAGCGGACCAGCGAGGCGAGCTCGGGGTCAGGGCGGAGGATGCCGGCGACCGCCTCGCGCACCGACGGGTCGGTGATGCGCGGGGTGAGCGAGCCGGACTCGATGTCGTCCGCGAGCTGCTCCCAGTTGAGCTGGAGGAAGCGAATGGCGCGGAGGAGGCCCGACGCGAACACGGCGCCGACGCGCAGCACGTCCTGGCGCTGGCACAGCCCGCACACCATCTGCGCGTACATGCTCTGGAACGCGTCCGCGCAGAGGATGGCCGCCGTGGGGCTCGTGTAGTTGTTGTAGGCGTCGAACGGCCGGTTCTTGAAGTGGTTGCTCTTGTAGTAGCTCGTCAGGACGGGCCTCGCCGCGAGGCCGCCCGGCGTCTTCGTCTCCGACTTGACGAAGAGGAAATGGAGAGCCTTGCCCTTGTCCATCCCAGGCACATACCTGCACGCAGTTATTCAAGGCCATCAATAACTGTACTTGCGCACGTGTGTGTATGCTGTCAATAATTACTGGTACTGGAGTAGTAGCAGTAGAAAGCTTACAGGTTCATGACGGGCATCTGGAGGCTGTACAGCAGCTGGCGGCGGTTGAGCTCATCCTCAATGGTGGGCATGAGCTTGCGCTCGCCGGCGGACGTGCCGGAGCTGGTGAGGAACTCGGAGACCGGGTGCCCCGACAGGATGGGCGAGCGGTCGCCGTCGGCAATGCGCCGGATGTACGGCTGCAGGTCCTCGTACGTCgccatcggcaccttggcgcgGAAGGTGGCGCGGTCCGAAGCGCCGGTGATGCCGTACTTGGCGAGGTACTCGGTGTCGGCGTTGCGGGCGAGGATCTCACCCAGCACGCGCTCCTGCACGGCGTCCACGTTGGAGGTCATCTCCTCGATGAACTGGAGCTTCTCAGCGTCAGCGTCCTtcaccgcggccgccgccggcggcggcggcggctgcgagGCCGGGCTCCGGAGCGCCGCGCCGGTGGTCGACACTACTTCGGCCATCACCGCCATTGCCTCGATTGAACACTACTACTGCTTGCAAACGCTAGCTAGCAGCTGTGGAACCTGCCTGAGGGTGGTTTGGGACTCTTGAGGAGGGACGGCTTGAAGGCCAGGAGATGTTTTCTGCTGCTTGCTGTGTTGCTTGAGTCGGAATGGCTCGGGCATGGCGGGGTATTTATAGTGTGGGACGCGAGCTCGCAGGTCGCGCAGCTCGCCGAGGGCGAGGTTGAGGGGGCGATGGCGCAGTGGAAGTGTGGGATGGGGAGAAGGACACGGGGTGACGTCGGGGCTGTCGCTCCACGGCGCGGCAGCGGTGGGACCCGATGTCGCGTCCGGTGGTGGACAACCGCCCGGCAAGGTGGGGGCGGCCTGGACTGCCACGTCGGAGCGGCCGCCGATGAGGCCATGGAAACGTGGCCACTGGTGGGCCTTGCCCGCTCCCTCGAGCAAGCTGATAGTCTCCCGACCGATGCAAATTTCCCTACAACTTGGTTGGTCGTGGATTTTGGCGCATGCAAAGCCGTGATACGCTTGCTGATTGATTTGTCCCATATAAATCCTGATCCAATCCGTTACGAGTTGTTGTCAGCGCGAGGAACCGACCGGAAGCAATCGAGCGGAGACGCAAGCGCCGAGTTTGGTGAGAGTTTTGAGCCCAGGGAGAGTGCCCGAATCGAACGCAACGTCTTCGAACTGAACGCAAAATCTGCGCAGGCAGGCAGCCCGGCCGCCTGCCGGCTCTGTCTGGCCTGCTCGAACATGCGTGGTGTCGTCGAACGGACCGTGCCTTATCCACGCCTTTTACCCGCGCCAGCCTTTGTCGATCCGCTTTGGGCACGACACGGCCGGAGCGCACAGAATTCCACGGGCCGCCGCCCCGGCCTGCTCCGATCGCATCGAATCGAACGGGAACGCGCGCGTGCATCGGCAGACATGGGCACGTCAGCCGGGGGGCCATCGGCTTGGTTGGTTCGGGAAACGCGATGCCCGATTTCCCCTCCCGGGGACGCAGCGATCGCGACGCCCGGCGTCGCGTCCTAGCGCTTGGCCGGCTTCGGCAGTTACGTTGCGCGCGGGCGCCGCTAACCCTGCCGAGGCCGGGGCGAGGTGCATTGAATCGCCAGCCGCGGTTGGGGAGGTTAGCGGTGGTCGAGCGGAGAACCAGTGGGCAGTGGGGCTTCCGGCGGTCGATTCGACTCGGTTACGGGCTGGCGGCCACGTGAAGGGTAGGGGgtagccggccggccggcagcaAGTTGGAACATGCTCATCGGCATCGCCAGGGGTTGATCCGGTCCACGGCCGGGATAGATCATCATACACTACTCCACTCCTAGCTGCCTGCCTGGACGGCATGGTGGAGATAAATATTCTCTGTGTTCTGTCAATCACTCGGCTCATGAACTCCCAGCGGCGCTGGGAGAATATACTAAGAAACAGCGCAAATTCGAGGCTGCGAGAAGTGTGCAGAGATCCGGCCGGGATACGGTTCGCGTCAGACGAAACTTCGAATCACCGGCCATGGCCGCAAAAATTTATTCCAGCACGCGGGGGAGGCGGCCGCAGCTCGTGCCCGTGCTCGTGCTCTCGCGTTCCCCAGCGCGACGCCGTCGGCCGACGCGGGCCGGTCGCCCGGTGGTGGTGACTCGGACGTGCGATGCGGCTGCCGCCCGTATGCATGATTGGTCGGCCGGGGCGGGCGAGAGTGCGAGACTGGCGGCCAGCCGCCAGCCGGCCATGCCATTGTCATGCCAGCCTTTGGGGGCGGTGGCGCGCGACGAGGCGGACGCGTGACGCGTGCGTTGGTGGCGCGGCCGCGTACGTTGCGACCTGCTAGCCTTGCGGCCAAGTTGCCAGTCAGTGTCCACTGCTCACCGGTCGCCGAGGCTGCCAGGCGTAAGCTGCCAAGCCGCTGGCGCGCGCGGGGCCGTGAAAATCCGCACCTGTTTTTTGACGCGCGGTCATGAGGAAAAGAAGCGCCTGCGCGTCCGATGCGCGCCGTGAATGTACGTGCCCGGCGAGTACCGTGAAGCTTCGCTTTTGCGCGACAAGGGGGACGggcgaaaaaaaaaaaaggctggCTGGCGTTTTTCTGTCACGTGAACCAGAAGGGAACAAGACACTTGTTAGGGGGCCTTTTGTCCGATCCGCGCACGCACGCCCCAGCGCCCGTGTCGAGAATTTCTAGGGGCGGCCACCCGTACGTGATCATGACAGTCATTTCGATTATTCCctggtcgccgtcgtcgtcgattACTGTAAGCGTGTGAACTGTAAAGGTCTCGAGTCGTGAGTCGTCAGCCGTGTCTCACAATTTGCATCCACCCTCTGGTAGCACTTGGACTTCTGTGACTGAAGCTGTTATTCTTTTTTGTTACAAACTTGCAGCCTTACAGGTAGGATCATGCATCTTCTAGCATAGAAAATGTAATCCACGCACCAGGAACGAAGCCACGGTTTTGGATGCGATTCGATCGGTTGTGGGCTCGTGTTCTTGGAGTATCATCAGCTGCTTCGCCTTAACGTGCGCGTGGGGAAATAAAAAACACTTGGAACAAAATCAGAGAACTAAAGTCGTCATATATAGAGACAGATATAAGGAATATGGACCCTCCTTTtatacttttcaaaattctaaaAGGATATATCTGGTGTCACTATATATATAGTACTATATTGTCTTGCATGGCTGCTAGCTGCATCTGAAATTCTGGATTCTGGAGACACCGCACGCAGTCCGCACCGAAAGCTATTTTGTTGGCATGAGCTAGTTCCACCGCAATTCTTCGCGCACTCGTGTCATACCGTTAATTAGCATCTTATAGACCATCCTGATGTACAATGACTGACGATGGTGAATAATGAAGAAGTTTCTATCCACTCATCACCTTCCTTAATTGTCTTTGGATAGTCATCACAGAATCCACACTGATTTTATTCGATAGAGCTCGAGAATGGAATCGATCAGCTATGTGATCGAGATCAATAAAGGTACACGCAAGTTTATCTATGCTATTTTTTATTCGGTAGATCTTTTCTAAAGATCGAGAACGTACATGCTCTTGACGCGTGTCCATATATCACGGCCGGTACGACCAACTTTCGGAACAGTACGTATATAAATGTGCAAGAGTGATGTTTCTTGCAACAGAGGCTGCATGCCGGCAAAAGaatatttatttgcataaacGGTACAAATAATACTCCGTGCATCAAAGTACAGTTTCAGTGCTCAGAATGTTGTTGTGGCATTATTGTCCAAAGTAAATAAACGTCGACCGCGACCATTTATTGACTGACGAGCAAGTCGCTAGCTAGCGTGTTGCATTGGGCAGGTAGCAAAGCATATATGTATAGACGAAGATGAACGACCAAGGAAAGGTACTATACGGTGGATTTCCTTTTCATGTGTGTATCACGTTAATTTATAACTTTTCCCAACAAGGGACATGACACAATGCAATGCAAGTTACCTCTCCACGCCCACTTGTGCATTGACTAGAGTTGTTCGCAATACGCGTCGTCGTCGTGTAGCGTATACCAACAGTCCAACACTACACACCCACGCAGTACGTCGTGCTAGCTAGATGAATTACGTACGTATAGTAGGTCGTAGGAGTAGCTAATTTGCGTCGGGGGACGGCGGATATTACGCGGCCAGTGGGCCACACGACCACGTACGGGATTCTGGAGAAGTTACCTGGTCACTGCGTACGGAGTACTCCTACGCAATAACCGCATCCGATTCTTGCTTTTGTGCTGCTTGCGTGAAAGCAGGTGGAAAAAGGAACAACAGCATGGACGATACACGTTCTTTCAGTAGTGGAAGACTATTCCGTCATTTCagtcgcttgaagaaatttatggctttgtttagttctaaatttttttagaaaataaatattgtagcattttcgtttgtatgtgataatattgttcaattatagactaaggctctgtttgtcacaacttcacttcactagtgaagctgttttttggGACTTCAGCTctatgagcggctctatcggtgGATGTGGAGCCATTTTGGTAAAACATTTAGCAAAACAGCTTTTTGCTTAAAATGTGTTCCGACAGAATGCCACATAGTATGAGGGGAGGCTGGGAGAAACCACTATTTTTGGTTTTTTCACACTCAAAAGCTCTGTGTGAGCACGTTTTTAGGGACTTCATTGGTAGAACTATTCTATTTTACCCCTGTTTGGCACAAAACGGCTCCTGAAGCCGCTGGAGAAGCCGTGCTAAACGGGGCCTAACTATATTTAAAAagatcatctcacaaattataggcaaattgtgtaattagtttttgttttcgtttatatttaatgttctatacatgtgtctaaagattcgatgtgacagagaatcttgaaaaaatttgggcTTTagggaggaactaaacaaggcctatgtgtgttcatgcatgcatatattacggtcttgtttagttctcaacaaatttcagatttcgctacagtagcatttttatttttatttgacaaatattgtccaatcatgaactaactaggatcaaaagattcgtcccgTGATTTagagacaaactatgtaattattttttattttcgtttatatttaatatttaatatatgtgccgcaagattcgatgtgacaggaaatcttgaaaacttcttGGATTTCagggtcaactaaacaaggcctacgggTGTGTGTTAATTACACAGCAGTCTGAACATTACTGCTATCACCAGCCACTCGATCTCGTGCAAAGTGCGTACCCCCGAGTCTCTGACTGCTAACTACTAAACGAAGTCGTTTAacaacgatatatatatatatatatatatatatatatatatatatatatatatatatatatatatatatagtctttaaagcctaactttgactttttattttataaaaatatttattaaaaattagtatatgtatatttttataaaaatattttttaagacaaatatattgatatggttttcacattttcaaattcaataacttaaaagttatttataatttatattctcaatgtttaaCCTAAACTTTATGTAAAACGACTTTATTTATGGGTATGGAGAGAATATATACACACACCAACTATATATATCTAGTCACTACTAACTCACCACAGTGAAGTGCCGATGGCGAGCCTTCGTCCTCTGCACCCTCCCGTTTCGCCGATCAACTCCGTTACTGTTCGCGTTATCGTGTACTGGTATATAGGGCACGCGCGCGCACCAATAAACCAAACGCAAAAACATTATTAGTCGACCGGAAGTGACAGAAGGAG encodes:
- the LOC8059110 gene encoding probable indole-3-acetic acid-amido synthetase GH3.8; this encodes MAVMAEVVSTTGAALRSPASQPPPPPAAAAVKDADAEKLQFIEEMTSNVDAVQERVLGEILARNADTEYLAKYGITGASDRATFRAKVPMATYEDLQPYIRRIADGDRSPILSGHPVSEFLTSSGTSAGERKLMPTIEDELNRRQLLYSLQMPVMNLYVPGMDKGKALHFLFVKSETKTPGGLAARPVLTSYYKSNHFKNRPFDAYNNYTSPTAAILCADAFQSMYAQMVCGLCQRQDVLRVGAVFASGLLRAIRFLQLNWEQLADDIESGSLTPRITDPSVREAVAGILRPDPELASLVRSECSKGDWAGIITRIWPNTKYLDVIVTGAMAQYIPTLKYYSGGLPMACTMYASSECYFGLNLRPMCDPSEVSYTLMPNMCYFEFLPMDAAASGGGDASQLVDLARVEVGREYELVITTYAGLNRYRVGDVLQVTGFHNTAPQFRFVRRKNVLLSIESDKTDEAELQRAVERASALLRPHGAAVVEYTSQAYTKSIPGHYVIYWELLTKGPAAGAGAAVDRETLDRCCLEMEEALNTVYRQSRVADGSIGPLEIRVVRPGTFEELMDYAISRGASINQYKVPRCVTFPPIIELLDSRVVSTHFSPALPHWTPGQRSHSD